ttttctgttgtataATTAGTACAttagtacatttttttaagccaCCAGCCGAGCTTTTAACTTTGTTCTCTCACAGACATGGTGACTGACAGACTTCCTGGAGATTTAACCCAGACTAAATTTTCAGGGTAGGATTTAATGTCTTAAATTACAATGATTCCTAtagtgtgtctgtgtgatcCAACAATGTCACTAATACCAGCGTGAACCCACACAAGGAGACTTAATCCTCTGAAAAGAGGTTAGGGGCTTAGTTGCAGCTGCAGATCCTGTTGTGTTACTGCagtgagaaaacagaaatacagcACAGACTGTGATTTCTTCTAAGCCCTGTTATTAGTTTGAAGTGTCCAAAAAGCAAATGGTactttgtggaaaataaaacaaaaagtataaaaaaagcgAATCTTAAAATTTGTGTCAGTTTACTTTCATAGAAGTTACTCAGTGGAAAGATGCAtttgaaaatgaacatttaggttctttcatttttaaaatattttcttcattgGGAAGACATAAAAAGTCTCAGATAGTCCTAGTTTtctaaaaagttttttctttcagttgctCCCTTTAGGGGACATCACAGTGGATCCTCTGACTCCATCTCACCATATCCAAGGATTCTTCTAGGTCACACCAAAACTCTGCAAATCTTCCTTCACCTCATCTGGAACCTTCTCTGTGatcttccttttcttctcctccctggcagctccaCATCCATCATGCTTTGTTTAATATACTGAAAGTTACAATTGCAACTACAGTTGTATGAATCCGCATGACCGCCAGAGGCAGTGCTtaaagcactgaatgatcattCTTGCAAATGCGCAGGTTGAGTATCTTATGCCATCATGGTCATGTGTGACCACCGTACACCGGTGAGTCTATATAGTCATGTGACAATGGTAACTCGGTCTCTTAATCTTCTCTCGAAACACAATGATTCCGAGGGACCAAGCGCTCTGGCGGTCATCCAGAAGTCATAGAACTGTAGTTACAGTCATAACTTTcattctatttcatccctactgactgCCAGAGGTGGTGCTTAAAGCACTGGATGACGATTACCAACAGAATCCTGAGGATTCAtttacacaaaaagaagaaaataaacaaaggcaTGCCCAACTTACTGAGACGAAGATGAGTGCTCGCAGATGAGGCCACCTTAGAGAGGAACGCTATGTTAGGCCAAAGGGTAACGCCTGAAACAGCCGGGTTCCAATGGCAACAAGTCTCATGAACAGACAACGCATGGAGTTCACCAACTCGTTTGGCTGAAGCCATGGCCAGGAGAAACGTTGTCTTTTTAGACAAGTACTCAAGGCTTAATTCTGCCAAGGGCTCAAACGGAGCAGACCGAAGGGCAGCGAGAGACCCAGTAACAAATGCAACAACGAGTTCCCAAGTCGCGCCAAAGTCAAGGTCAAGACAGGTAAAGACGGATCATGCAGGACCTTTCTACGGCCGGTTTCAGAGACTGTCCTGCTCCTTTCCCCAGAAGTGGACCAAGTTATTGTTTGTTCTTCTCTGTGTTCCTTTGTTAATGGTGGCTGTGATGTTTACAAGCTTAAGAAATGCACTGGTTTGGAGTCAACGCCACTTTATTGCCCATTTATATGAGATGCTGCTCATACAACAAAACCCTAATCACGATCCGTCTCTGCATGTTGCCCCGCGCCCCGTTACGTACACACGCGCTTGCTTCACAGTCTCTCTTGGTGCGTTCACTGACAGTCTGTAACATAAATGTATAAGCACTGCTGTATACATTACAGTGGCATCTTTTGATGCTAGACTAGTTGAGGAgtccccttttttctttaactagACAGATAGATAACTACTTCCAAACACTGCAGTCAATGTCAAATGGCTTTATTTTCCACTGTTGATTAACCCTGACAGCATGAAGATAGGGTAAAATGACAATGCTTCAATAATTGATTCCCCAAATAGGATGGATGAAGACTgctgacttttttctgtctaCCTTTCTAGACTCTTGTCCttctgctccctactctcactgcaGATCATAATGTCAAACATCAAAATTCAAGGGGACTGTAGTGCTCTTTCtgaagccagtatctcactgggctgggcTAAAGGAATACTGTAGctgttttaaagtaatgttgtgtcaaatagttatcaatagttagtaccgtGACTGATAAGAACAcaaagtatggagaaaagggcataGGTCTTCTCCCTGCtgaggctaatggctagtcaaacAAGGGCCCACTTTTTCATAAGCCATAGTTATTTAGacttatgaaataattttatttatttttaatatactaaggtatcacaccagtgtatttacatgaattaaaacaacaaaagcaacattacaaatgcacaaatgcacaagtgcttccggAACACActaatacttacaaagacggagtcTCAAGGCACAAGTGTGTAGggcacatttagcgtttataagacctgttttctctcttatttttcaaaactttactggggaaaatacgtcaaagttgttttatggtgagagaactcactacgtcatgtattctgcacgtacaatataacgaagatcggatgtctcactccgattagaattcaaaccaaacattttaacagttttttagaatatattttcttaaactaattattaactatgaacttatttattaccttgtatTACCTTGTAACTTAGTCACATATTGAaattattactgtctttgaataaaaggcagcacacctgCGGCTCGacctttcaatcaggcgaactttatgacagacggatgtgacgtcagacCCCATGgtgggagtcccacgctccggcggcgggagggtGGTGAAATAGAAACcgagctgcattcagctctgggcgcaggagaggtgcgccccaggacggtcctatctcttgtattgaagaggagctactgttctgcttgtgaaagcaaatctgttggGCCTTACCCTGACATTCAGATGACAATTCTGAGTGCCACACAGCCGGACAGGacacgtttaaaaaaaagaaaaaagaagaggagctactgtgcatgtacaacttttaatgagagtctatgggcaaagatttttgcgcctcTGTGCGGAAATatgtcaccaatcagacaatgtcgatgaacgaaacaactttacttattattatctataaaatatttagcttacacaactaaaaatatatatacatatgttttgaaatattgttattttattatttcatttttattattattttttttacgtcttattcaaggtaatgtaaGTGGTGGGGCAGCGcccttgcgccctctattggccagctgccactggtgctgaggctgctaaAAGTTTCAGTCTACCTGATCAGTGTGTCTAGTCGATCCAAAGGTTTATTCAACAGGCGGACTGATGTATGCATGGGTGGATAAATGGATGATTTGATGGATGGTTGAATTGATcagtgaatgaatggatggatggagggatggatacCTATGTTGCAATTGGCATTTTAAggataacatttaaaaaactgttttgccaATTCTTCTTTATAAATCTATGTTTCCTAATTTTACACTGTTCACTTGTCAGGTGTCACTGAATACACAGTAAACAAGAACACAtagcaaacaacaaagaaaagctacaaggaaaatgttttttagtaATTTATTAGAATTCACAATATTGCTGTTTAAGTAAAATGATAACaacattataaacatttataactTTCCAACATTCTTTTAAACAGATGAGGTGATGTACAGCAAGTAAGTGCAGAATCAAAAATAAGTGAATTTTAGGCAATTATCTCTAAATCCCTTGTTTCtcaattaaaaatataactgaTTTGAAGTTAACCCCCCCTTTAATgggaaaaactataaaataaattgaatgtttttgatTCACATgtggtggtttttttttcttactgcaTGACTCTGTTTTTATGTGCACAAACATCTTTATgcacagtttgtctttttttctgttttaatgcagtATCTGTAAATTAAGTGAATTACTTAGACCTTAGGTTTTTTCTCTCCAGTGGCAGCTGTGAGGCGAGCCATTCAGTAGTGCGTTTGCGTGCCTCATCCCAGCTGTATCGAGGTTCATACCCCAGGTCCTTCTTTGCCTTCTGATAGGAGAAGGTGAATTTTGTGTTAAACAAGGTGAGCAGCTGTCGGCTTACTGGTGGGACGATGCGTATGAAAGGTCGGAGCATCATGCAAAGTGTCTCTAAAAAGAAACCCAACATGTAGAAGAAGCGCAGTGGCAGTGGGAGCTTCTCCTGAATGCTGAAGCCCAGAGGAGACATCACAATGTGGTTGAAGTCTGAATAACTCACAGGTGGCGTGTCatcagaaatgaaataaaacttccCTCCaatgatgtttcttttttgtggatCTTTCAGGCTTCGGGCTGCTTGCAGATGACCATAGGCCACGTTTCCCACGTAGACTGGGTTAACAAGAGCCTCTCGTTCAGACATGCGATACAGAACATCCCTGTTTTGTATCCCATCTCTCATGTGGCCCAGCAGAAAGCGGCAGCCATCCCCATAGATGTACGTGGGTCTGAGAGCACAAGTGGCCAGACGGCCTCCATTCTGTAGCACCTCACCGTTTGCCTGAAGGGTTCTTTCCTCGgcttcttttttggttttgctgtaGCTGAACTTCAAAGTGCTGTCGTAAATCGTGTCCTCATTGCCGTTGATTATGGACTCTCCTCTGGGGTTTGGTCCCATCACTTCCACCGTGCTGGTGTAGATGAAGGACATCACATTCTCTTGGATACATGCCTCCAAAAGCAGCTGAGTTCCTGCAATGCAAAGGTCACAAGttcaaacaatattttcaaaaaataaagtaatttaatcagtttatacTTCTGCAATTGAAGAAAGAGTTAATTCAACTGGAAGTTCATTTGAACTATAAACTATCTAGATTTACTGAACATAAAATGCCTGTTCAGGCCAAATTTATTGCTATTAGACAAAATTTTTCGGTGCTTCAGAGTAACAGTCTTACCTTTGACATTGACTCCGTAAAGCTCACTGTGCTCCACCAACCCAATAACATCAATGATGGATGCAATGTGGAAGACAGTCGATGCACCATGTAAGGCTTTTCTCAAGAAACTAGCATCTCTGATGTCCCCCTCAAACACGGTCAATGTTGTTTCGCCTCTACAGTCTGGCAAAAAGTAAAtgagaaataattattttcttcatttacatCGAAATATAAGTTgtgctaaaaccagaaaaacaagatgctaaaatttgcaaataatCTAAACTTGACATCAGAAGTTATCTCTTTGAAAAAATACAAGctaatttgtcttttgtttttattaaactgcatGCTGCATGTTTACTGCTGTGCTTCACCAACTTCTTTTGTAAAGCAACAGTGTGTAAGATTTAGTGCTGTGAATTAGCAGAATGCAATGACCTGAGTACCCCACACTATTCCCCTTTAGGCAACCATAGGAAAAATGGAAGTTATGGAATTGCATCCTAGACATGAGGCCAGTGTGGCAAATCCAGCTAAAACTTTCAACAACCAAGCCACACCAGTGCATACAAGCACAACATCATGGAAACCCTTTCCACATGCTTTTCTTAGGACACAGATATGTTGCTACTTTAGTAATAAACCACCATGATCTCAATGCTGAAGTgctgtgcatgctcaaaatcccttctgcttgatttttttttacattgtagcAGGATCATTATCCAGTGTGAAGTTACTGAAAGTCCTCCaagtacttttatttgttttctgggaAATTTTAGAAACCCAAAACATGGTGATCTAGTTGTAAAGGCcacaagataataaaaaataatgctgAGAAAACCAGATAATAAATAAACCAGCTATTAGTCTGAGGGGATCATGCACTAATAAATATAGAACAAActgatttgtctttttacttCACTGTGCTTCCCTAAATAGATACAATTTTATTACTGaaagttgaaatgttttctATCCTGCCTTTAGAATATCATATTCCAACATAGAATAATCCTAACCGGCAATTATAAAAGGAAAAGTGTAGGTAGCAGTCcctacagcaaaaaaaaagaaaaactaatttaccATATTTTCCTAAGTGACCACATGAGCatgttgaaaatatttaatatgtGTTTCACATGTCAAATGTTAACTGAACATAAAATTATGTTCCACATgctaattcatgtttttttaatgtttttgttaaagtctTTTCCAAATCTAAATGACAGTCAAATGAAAATGGGTAAAAAACGCAACAGAGTTTAGgatgaaaatatatattgtttatattattaCATTATAAAAACTCTAATGCACTTTAAACTATATTAGCTGTCAGTTACAGTTGTTCTCATAAATGATGCCTGTAACATTCTTGAAAGGTCTTGCTGATGTGACTTTGATAAGAGACTGAGTATTAAAGGTTGGTTAGTCTTTTGAAATTGGTTTTCCGGCCCCAGATGACAGCTAGCTCATGTGTTACTTTGGGGGAAGTTCTTCTCGATCTGTGAAGGTAAAATGGCTCTTGCAGCTTTGATACTGTTTTTACATGAGCCTATATGCACTTCCTCATTTCTCATTTGccattttttcttaatttaaaaatatatatatttaatattttttatgtggTTTATTATTCAAGAAGTAAAagactgttttttatgttttaaaaatcattgataAGAATTTTTATGGCACATTCAGATAAAAAATGGCTACCACTTTACAAAAATGTTACCCTTACAAATAACTAATTAACAGTTAACAATGCAGTTATTAATTGAACTGTAAGCACCTAATAACCCATTAATAAGAAGTAATAGTGCATgtgataaaaaggaaaaaaacggTTGTTTCTTACCAGATAGTGAGCCAACATGTATCTGTACGTTCCATTTTCACGGTTTACctgtttttatcatcatttcAGTTGTAATTATCATACATTTTAACATTATGTATGCCAGTACTATGAGAATTTGTCaatacaaagtttgttttggcatataaagttaaaaaaataagctgaGCAACTAGTAAATACTTACATTTACCTTAATGAATAAAGCATAGCCATGGATCTTGCCAAATAGTAAGCCTGGTTCAGTGTTTGAACACGGCTTTAtaagtgttttaattttgctttataAAACCCTTACAACTCATAACTAACcaatttataaaacaacaataaattctTTCTGAAAGTACCCTGATTGTGAAGTGGTACAAAAACTGCTTCTTCAGAGCTATTGCTTTCACTGTTGTGTCTACCTAATTTATGTGAAGGAATTTTCTCCATATTTTCATGACAAAATAATTCAAGGTAAAAATTAGGAGTTTGtgcaaatgcttgtttttttttcaggaacaTTTCCGTCTTTATGCATACACACCGTTATAGTCTTGTTGCTTCATAGCAGCTGTATGTTTTGACTGAGGGAAGCACCTGCACTTTTTCATCACACAGTCACCCACTTGTGCAGAGTGTGGTTTgacataaaaatagcaaaagctatataaaaaaacaggagttgCCAGGATGGCAGCAGGGTTTACTTGAAAACTTTGAAGCACTGTTGAACACTGAAGGAAACTTTGCAGACATGCATGCTGCTTGTGTGGTCTGCACACAAGCAAAACACAACCTCAGACAccggttttcttttttctcttttatgtttttcaaattGTCATTGACAGTAAACTTCTTGGTTCTTCTTCACTTCAGCTTGGAGGATGCAGCATGCATgatttccaaaatgtttttcacacttTCCAACCGCTGGAGTTGAAACTGCGGCTCCCTGACAGCGATTTTATTAGGTGTTCCTGAGCTCCTGAAGGATTATGTCTGTCCTTAATACAACACTGCCTGGAAGCCTGAAGTTCACAAGCCTTTAATCTTTGTTTCCTGCATTCTCAAATGTATGAACTAGTTgggtttctgcagcaggaccCAGGAATGCAGACAAATACTAAGGCActtgaataaaatttaaagattcattaaagaaaataaaaaggaaaaacaaaaactgacagcaatgaaACTAAAGGGTAACACAGAGGGAACCCAGAAAGAGCATGAAGCACACAATGACAGACTGCTGAGAGAGGGAAAGATCAgagcaaaaaggaaattaaagacAGGTGAAACTAATGCTGACTGAACAGGTACAACTGGGTGGGGCAGGAgctgaaaagcagaaactgactgaggaaaagtgatACTGGCACagggaaaaacacaaaggagcAGAATTAAACACAAGGaacacaaaatagaaaaaaggatAGGATAACCAAAAAGGAATGAAtctaacaacaaacacacaaaaaaccatAACAATCACTGATTCTGACAGAAATTTCACCTGTTGCTCTAAATCTGTTATTGATTTCATGCTGCACACTATAAAATCCCTCCCAAAGCAAAAGAAAGCATTTAACTGCAAATAAcatagaaaatggatggatggatgataacATTAGAAAATTAGTAGTTTATTTGAGTTTCTGCACAAATCTAACTTCTGTGGAAACAGGGTTgcataaaacatgcagaaataaCTATTTTAACATAGTTCTGTCAATAAAGCTACAAAAACATCACATGCTTAGAGAATTTGAATTCTTAACTGTCCACGTGTTTGTGTAATCctttttctaaaagttaattttatgaCACTGATACACAACTTAGTGCTACTGATACAGGTTTAGTGTTTTACACCATTtcaaaagttatgaacaaacgTTACCCTCCAGGTTGTGTAAAAGCTGAGGCTGGACGTGTTTGTCCAGCAGTCGGATCTCAGCagtcctctcctcctccagcagcagcctcagcagcttCTTTCCCAGGAATCCACAGGCTCCTGtcaccacacacacatcacCTCTCAGAGACATGGCAGGGAAACTTTGTGCTGatgttaaaaccaaaacaaaatgcaaacgtCTCTCTCAGTGCtcctctgtctttctcttttctccctcGGAAGTGGGCTCCTCAAAACAAGTGGCCCAGATGAATCAAAGAGGAATACAGAGTTGGGATTCTCGGAATTTTGGTGATCCGTCGGTGGGAGAGCATCAGCACCTTCTGCGCAGTCAGCCTCTGCTGTTCCActttttgtgggaaaaaaaagtattatttgCTCCAAGGCAGTGTGGGAAAAAAGGGGATGGGCTCAGCTACTTCAGGGTGGAATGTGATGTTTTCTGGTGAAAAAAAAGGGCTGGAACAACTTGAACAAAAGGTAAAAGGGCAGGAAAACAGCAATTTATTCTATAAAATTAGTTCTTAATAAACTCACTTTATACTTTTAAGATCTTCAACTTGTAAGAAAGCCTTTAGTTGTGATTTAAtgttaaagtgaataaaagaTGGAAAATGAAAACACCTTTATGACACCCTGCTTGAATACATCTACTcacacttctgtttttgtagtgtatttattttgtgtttagattCATACTTCACTTGCAGTAAAAAGCAAAATCAGTTATATTTTACCCTGCTGTAAATCACCATTTTAGAGAGGAAAACCtttatcaacaaaataaataaaatgagtatTTATGGTTACATCACTTAGATGTTTCCTTGATATTGATTTATCATGTTTTGCACCAATGTCCTCATATTACATTTCAAGAAATATTATGGCATTAGAACATTTCAAtctaatgaaactttgaagGGTATCGGTGCAGCTACTGTCTGAAATTCATACATTCATACGTCAACTTTTTGTCTCTAAAGCCAGTAATTTAAGACTTACTTTAGTAACCAACTAAGCTGACAAAAATACAGActttttgatgtataaactttataagaagtgtaaagagagaCATGactaaaagaaatgttaaagcttctGCTCATTAGAGTCACCCCGGTAACCACAGCTGTGTCTCTcgctccctgacagcactcttaaaaacacaggcaggaaaaaaggaaaagtcaaaGAGTTACCGTGCTAAAACTCCAAGttgcataaaacaaaatcctgaacAGTAAGTGACAGATGCATCTAATTGTCACACGTAGATTATCTTGTGTCTACAGGGTTTTGTGTCGGAGagacaaaaaggtaaaaagactGTCcagctttaaagagaaaattctgagctcagatacaatggaagtcaatgagagtttggatgtgagCACTCTGTACTCCTAgttgaaagaagacaaaatactTATGTTTTGatgaatgaaaaatataaagactTTGGAAATTTGAAAAATTGGTTTGCAATggttttggaaagtttagacagctcgaAAATTTTCCAAAGTTATAAAACTTATTACAAGTTCAGTCAAAGTCTAACATTTTGCGacttgtttcactttttaataatgtttcaCATGTGAAATATGGCTGTGCTAAAGAGATCCAAACAGGGctacttttttgtttccatttgtttCACCAAAATAACATTGTTGTTGATGTCAATGTCTTTGCAGGGTTTTAGCATTTCATCTGTATCATTCAGTGTACTGCTACCAAACATCACACGACACGAATCCCAATACAGCctcacatttcaaaatatttatgcatgagtttttctaaagctgcaggAATGTAGTAAAtggaaatctgtaaaaaaaaagaaaaaaaagaaagaatagcTACTAGATATTAATAATGGCAATGGGTTTGAATTGGCACCCTTacctaaaatattaattttcaaattttagcattagcatttcttctgctgttattttcaatattgtttattttatgttcttaATAGTATGTGATGCAgttttttctgcaacaaacacatttcttctttttcttaatgttttacagcaaaatgctttgttttatttattcctttgtCTGATATTTATGACTCTTTCAGACAGACAGGCTTTGGTTTTGGTTGAGGTAGGGCTGCTCCTATTTCGGTTCTGTGCAGACCACTTTAGTTTTTACTGCTCCGTTCATAAATTTAGAGAAGACTATTTACAGGCAGCCTTGAAGAGGAAAGAGGAGAAGATGAAATCTATACTCCACTATATTTGTATAGGATAATTAAATTCCTCCCACTCCTGAAGAAGAGTGCAAGGctaaatgaatcaaaataaaacaagagctgACATTTCAAGGTAACATCTGCCTGACAGATGGccagatgtgttttttcttgcaTTGTGATTAATTATAGTTGGCCTTTTCAGAAAATGATGTGTTGAGCTTTAGTGGCCATGTAATGGAAACTTACCTTTGGCAACACCATCACCATTCTTCTTACACCTCAAACTTTGTAAGCAAAATCATACCAAAACTTAGCTAAGAAATAATAACATGATGGactctgttgtctgtttttatacaCTCGAAGTTAGATATATTTATCTGAATGCcctgataaataaaaccatagaaataaaagaagatggGCTTTCTTCTTCTCATGACTGTATATCTTAAGGTTagcaaaaagcaaatgttttgtttttttaaactttggcatttttttctttttttgattcaTTTACTTGTCTGTCTACAGCCTTCATCCTTGCTGCAGAGCCCTTGGCAGAGCAGCCAACATCCCAGCTGTGTGTCGTCTTATCTGGAGGTGAAGGGTAAAGTTTCAAGGCTAGTTTAGTCGTCACTTTCTGATGTTAGACAACCAAATGTGCGtgtatttgtgcgtgtgtaaaactTCTGTGGATGAGCTTATGACTTTATAGACAAGGACTCTAAATCTTCAGTGAATTATGACATCTTTGATTCAAGTCAGAAACACTGTACAGTTTCTGATTGGATTTGCATATTAGCAACATAATTCAACAGGTGCAgtcttcattcatttttaattaatcctCAATCACCAACAGCATATCAGAATCTTCTCACTTGCTAGGGCGTCAGTTTTAGGTTGAACGTGCTTTACGAAAAGTTTATGGAAAGCAATGACTTTGAGATTTTGCTGATTACAGATAATTCAATAGTTTAGTTTGATTCAAAGAGACTTTTGCTTTCAGGCTTAATTACCGGAAGGACAGAAAGTTTCACTTCAGCGTCATAAACAGATGTGCGGTTTTTGTAGCAACACAGTAGCTCATGTCTCATGACTGCATTATGAAAGATCTACTTACAAAAACTCAAGTGAGCCTCACTGTGGCTTACTGTACGCACAGATACCCCCCCCCCCNNNNNNcacacacgcacacacacacccacacacacgtaGACATACCCCCCatccctcccacacacacacacatcccttATTAGAACTTCAGGAACTCTGGTCATTTATTACATCTTGTCTGagagataaaaatgaaattggTTACAAGCTACAAAAGCTGCCcttgttagatttttattgcctgctgttgaaaggcaaaaggcgggtgatcatgtttttgtctgtctctgtgtgtgcatgttcatgtatttgtctgttaacaaaatatctcatgaaccactgcacaaattttactgaaactctcagaaagcaatcactggatgaacacctacaattaattcacttttggagttaacccaattcaagatggctgctgcagctaatcaaccttacccTAAaccaaaaatagctataattcagacaattttacaaatattaggctaaaatttgaGAGGGTAGTATGataatcattcacaacacatactccaagcactaacagattgcatgagatttAGCAGTATTGATTGAGACTGCTAATTGTTATTTGCAATGTTTAACTAAGACAGCAATAACTataatttctcaacagaagaggaacctagtttaaaactctggcatgaaaagtggcagagcgatatgcatttcctttaagaaattatagatctttcttttctctttttgttttcttggatCACATTATTTTTATGCCAAAGCCTTCATTTGTGTCCATAGAGAGAAGACTTTGTTTGACTAAACCTGTGGAACAATTTTCTCTTTCTAATGAAGCAATGTGAATGTGAGAGTGATGGTAACTTCAAGCTTTTATTTAGGGAATTTTGTTTGAAGTCCAGACAGAAAGAACATAAGCATGAGAACAGGAAGGATGCTACATAATTGAGTACACGTAATAtataaaacagcagtaaaattaatataatattaaatgtttcaaatgacAGAATAATAAAATTAGATACCTTCATTTGCACACACAAGTTGTG
This genomic stretch from Kryptolebias marmoratus isolate JLee-2015 linkage group LG6, ASM164957v2, whole genome shotgun sequence harbors:
- the hsd3b1 gene encoding hydroxy-delta-5-steroid dehydrogenase, 3 beta- and steroid delta-isomerase 1, whose product is MSLRGDVCVVTGACGFLGKKLLRLLLEEERTAEIRLLDKHVQPQLLHNLEDCRGETTLTVFEGDIRDASFLRKALHGASTVFHIASIIDVIGLVEHSELYGVNVKGTQLLLEACIQENVMSFIYTSTVEVMGPNPRGESIINGNEDTIYDSTLKFSYSKTKKEAEERTLQANGEVLQNGGRLATCALRPTYIYGDGCRFLLGHMRDGIQNRDVLYRMSEREALVNPVYVGNVAYGHLQAARSLKDPQKRNIIGGKFYFISDDTPPVSYSDFNHIVMSPLGFSIQEKLPLPLRFFYMLGFFLETLCMMLRPFIRIVPPVSRQLLTLFNTKFTFSYQKAKKDLGYEPRYSWDEARKRTTEWLASQLPLERKNLRSK